A stretch of the Uranotaenia lowii strain MFRU-FL chromosome 3, ASM2978415v1, whole genome shotgun sequence genome encodes the following:
- the LOC129753007 gene encoding regulator of MON1-CCZ1 complex isoform X2 produces MDRTAAATDLQHYYLELSPDPIRFDAVSQLTNVFFDDAKQQVFAVRSGGATGIVVKSATDAQNISFCMEDRGTIRSIKFSPDNQILAIQRNETSVEFVPFTTGGVTQQLQPLVQDMFIHHGKNSIYGFVWVQERQVALISNAGVEIHLLNLDKKSLKSVKSLNMTVNWFSFCPTSNFALLSANMGTILTPILLKASTITKLPRLELGTGQSCSGRDVTLAQLHGTNAIMILKQLQNRQFEVVIYLLNGPGLAPRKSHILRLGQNGRFAMNIVDDVIAVHHQATATSMLFDIALGGVETEPGSGAIIHQPIIPAKTIKPFSLEVPSISLDGQTMNCDLLIDAKLGCLWYVQLKLTTLCTLITDRLRLVEFLLQRTEGKSVLLNVVKEMMTTNYSGTMLPIIESIFNKLNSLYKTVLDSELQSQMALLALTIKSQPQKTISTPRVIIDQSDMYTVVFATMSEYEQLGKILLLYLHSLARHGITPSHELSKQIVIDLVKHKQFVTLEQLLKYSALNESKPLACFLLSLSNSDPSIAQMALDMLARLNAHEIILEVLLEKGQVIEALRMAKEQLPNGADSLPARKYLEAAFKTNEPLIFHSVYSFFQAKNVRLRGSPDFLKHEQCGEYVQHYQNLITSQCL; encoded by the exons ATGGACAGGACGGCTGCGGCGACCGATCTACAGCACTACTATCTGGAACTATCGCCGGATCCAATTCGATTCGACGCCGTCAGCCAGTTGACGAATGTATTCTTCGACGATGCCAAACAGCAG GTTTTTGCGGTCCGTTCCGGAGGAGCCACCGGCATTGTGGTCAAGAGTGCGACTGATGCCCAAAACATATCCTTCTGCATGGAGGACCGTGGTACGATTCGGTCGATAAAATTCTCCCCGGACAATCAGATTTTGGCCATTCAGCGGAACGAAACGTCCGTCGAGTTTGTGCCGTTCACCACCGGGGGAGTAACGCAACAGCTTCAGCCACTGGTGCAGGATATGTTCATCCATCATGGGAAAAACAGCATCTACGGGTTTGTTTGGGTTCAGGAAAGACAGGTGGCGCTGATTTCCAATGCCGGAGTGGAAATCCACTTGCTCAATTTGGACAAAAAATCACTCAAGTCGGTAAAATCTCTCAACATGACCGTAAACTGGTTCAGCTTTTGTCCGACCTCGAATTTTGCACTACTATCGGCGAACATGGGCACGATTTTGACACCGATTCTACTGAAAGCTTCGACTATTACCAAGCTTCCTCGATTAGAGCTGGGAACCGGGCAGAGTTGCTCGGGTCGGGATGTAACTTTGGCTCAGCTCCATGGAACGAATGCGATAATGATTCTGAAGCAGCTTCAAAACCGACAGTTTGAAGTTGTGATCTATTTGTTGAACGGTCCTGGGCTGGCCCCTAGGAAATCGCACATTCTGCGACTAGGTCAAAATGGACGGTTTGCTATGAACATCGTCGATGATGTTATAGCAGTTCATCATCAAGCTACGGCCACCTCGATGCTGTTCGATATTGCGCTCGGGGGAGTGGAGACAGAACCGGGTTCGGGGGCCATCATTCATCAACCGATAATCCCAGCCAAGACCATCAAACCGTTTTCGTTGGAAGTTCCAAGCATTTCTCTCGATGGCCAGACGATGAATTGTGATCTTT TGATCGATGCTAAATTGGGATGTCTGTGGTATGTTCAATTGAAGCTGACTACTCTATGCACATTGATCACGGATCGGCTTCGTTTGGTGGAATTTCTTCTTCAACGCACCGAAGGCAAATCTGTTCTGCTGAATGTAGTCAAAGAAATGATGACAACCAACTACAGCGGAACGATGCTACCAATAATAGAAAGCATCTTCAACAAACTTAACTCACTGTACAAGACCGTCTTGGACAGTGAATTGCAAAGTCAGATGGCTCTATTGGCACTCACCATCAAGTCTCAGCCGCAAAAAACCATCTCAACACCCCGGGTTATAATCGATCAATCGGACATGTATACGGTAGTATTTGCCACCATGAGCGAATACGAACAACTTGGCAAAATTTTGCTGCTCTATCTACATTCCCTAGCCCGGCACGGAATAACGCCAAGCCACGAGCTGAGCAAACAGATAGTGATCGATCTTGTAAAACACAAGCAGTTCGTCACCCTGGAACAGTTGCTGAAGTATTCCGCCCTAAATGAATCCAAACCGCTAGCTTGCTTTCTGCTGTCGCTATCCAACTCGGATCCATCGATAGCGCAGATGGCCCTGGACATGCTTGCCCGGCTGAATGCCCACGAAATTATCCTGGAAGTGCTGCTTGAGAAGGGTCAGGTCATTGAAGCGCTCCGCATGGCTAAGGAGCAGCTACCGAATGGGGCCGATAGTCTGCCCGCCCGAAAATATCTGGAAGCTGCGTTTAAAACGAACGAACCACTCATTTTCCACTCTGTGTATAGCTTCTTCCAGGCGAAGAACGTTCGACTTCGGGGGTCTCCGGATTTTTTGAAAC ATGAACAATGTGGAGAGTACGTGCAACATTACCAAAATTTGATTACTTCACAATGTCTGTAG
- the LOC129753007 gene encoding regulator of MON1-CCZ1 complex isoform X1 translates to MDRTAAATDLQHYYLELSPDPIRFDAVSQLTNVFFDDAKQQVFAVRSGGATGIVVKSATDAQNISFCMEDRGTIRSIKFSPDNQILAIQRNETSVEFVPFTTGGVTQQLQPLVQDMFIHHGKNSIYGFVWVQERQVALISNAGVEIHLLNLDKKSLKSVKSLNMTVNWFSFCPTSNFALLSANMGTILTPILLKASTITKLPRLELGTGQSCSGRDVTLAQLHGTNAIMILKQLQNRQFEVVIYLLNGPGLAPRKSHILRLGQNGRFAMNIVDDVIAVHHQATATSMLFDIALGGVETEPGSGAIIHQPIIPAKTIKPFSLEVPSISLDGQTMNCDLYSQHWVLFQPNIVIDAKLGCLWYVQLKLTTLCTLITDRLRLVEFLLQRTEGKSVLLNVVKEMMTTNYSGTMLPIIESIFNKLNSLYKTVLDSELQSQMALLALTIKSQPQKTISTPRVIIDQSDMYTVVFATMSEYEQLGKILLLYLHSLARHGITPSHELSKQIVIDLVKHKQFVTLEQLLKYSALNESKPLACFLLSLSNSDPSIAQMALDMLARLNAHEIILEVLLEKGQVIEALRMAKEQLPNGADSLPARKYLEAAFKTNEPLIFHSVYSFFQAKNVRLRGSPDFLKHEQCGEYVQHYQNLITSQCL, encoded by the exons ATGGACAGGACGGCTGCGGCGACCGATCTACAGCACTACTATCTGGAACTATCGCCGGATCCAATTCGATTCGACGCCGTCAGCCAGTTGACGAATGTATTCTTCGACGATGCCAAACAGCAG GTTTTTGCGGTCCGTTCCGGAGGAGCCACCGGCATTGTGGTCAAGAGTGCGACTGATGCCCAAAACATATCCTTCTGCATGGAGGACCGTGGTACGATTCGGTCGATAAAATTCTCCCCGGACAATCAGATTTTGGCCATTCAGCGGAACGAAACGTCCGTCGAGTTTGTGCCGTTCACCACCGGGGGAGTAACGCAACAGCTTCAGCCACTGGTGCAGGATATGTTCATCCATCATGGGAAAAACAGCATCTACGGGTTTGTTTGGGTTCAGGAAAGACAGGTGGCGCTGATTTCCAATGCCGGAGTGGAAATCCACTTGCTCAATTTGGACAAAAAATCACTCAAGTCGGTAAAATCTCTCAACATGACCGTAAACTGGTTCAGCTTTTGTCCGACCTCGAATTTTGCACTACTATCGGCGAACATGGGCACGATTTTGACACCGATTCTACTGAAAGCTTCGACTATTACCAAGCTTCCTCGATTAGAGCTGGGAACCGGGCAGAGTTGCTCGGGTCGGGATGTAACTTTGGCTCAGCTCCATGGAACGAATGCGATAATGATTCTGAAGCAGCTTCAAAACCGACAGTTTGAAGTTGTGATCTATTTGTTGAACGGTCCTGGGCTGGCCCCTAGGAAATCGCACATTCTGCGACTAGGTCAAAATGGACGGTTTGCTATGAACATCGTCGATGATGTTATAGCAGTTCATCATCAAGCTACGGCCACCTCGATGCTGTTCGATATTGCGCTCGGGGGAGTGGAGACAGAACCGGGTTCGGGGGCCATCATTCATCAACCGATAATCCCAGCCAAGACCATCAAACCGTTTTCGTTGGAAGTTCCAAGCATTTCTCTCGATGGCCAGACGATGAATTGTGATCTTT ATTCCCAGCATTGGGTCCTTTTTCAACCGAACATAGTGATCGATGCTAAATTGGGATGTCTGTGGTATGTTCAATTGAAGCTGACTACTCTATGCACATTGATCACGGATCGGCTTCGTTTGGTGGAATTTCTTCTTCAACGCACCGAAGGCAAATCTGTTCTGCTGAATGTAGTCAAAGAAATGATGACAACCAACTACAGCGGAACGATGCTACCAATAATAGAAAGCATCTTCAACAAACTTAACTCACTGTACAAGACCGTCTTGGACAGTGAATTGCAAAGTCAGATGGCTCTATTGGCACTCACCATCAAGTCTCAGCCGCAAAAAACCATCTCAACACCCCGGGTTATAATCGATCAATCGGACATGTATACGGTAGTATTTGCCACCATGAGCGAATACGAACAACTTGGCAAAATTTTGCTGCTCTATCTACATTCCCTAGCCCGGCACGGAATAACGCCAAGCCACGAGCTGAGCAAACAGATAGTGATCGATCTTGTAAAACACAAGCAGTTCGTCACCCTGGAACAGTTGCTGAAGTATTCCGCCCTAAATGAATCCAAACCGCTAGCTTGCTTTCTGCTGTCGCTATCCAACTCGGATCCATCGATAGCGCAGATGGCCCTGGACATGCTTGCCCGGCTGAATGCCCACGAAATTATCCTGGAAGTGCTGCTTGAGAAGGGTCAGGTCATTGAAGCGCTCCGCATGGCTAAGGAGCAGCTACCGAATGGGGCCGATAGTCTGCCCGCCCGAAAATATCTGGAAGCTGCGTTTAAAACGAACGAACCACTCATTTTCCACTCTGTGTATAGCTTCTTCCAGGCGAAGAACGTTCGACTTCGGGGGTCTCCGGATTTTTTGAAAC ATGAACAATGTGGAGAGTACGTGCAACATTACCAAAATTTGATTACTTCACAATGTCTGTAG
- the LOC129753007 gene encoding regulator of MON1-CCZ1 complex isoform X3 encodes MDRTAAATDLQHYYLELSPDPIRFDAVSQLTNVFFDDAKQQVFAVRSGGATGIVVKSATDAQNISFCMEDRGTIRSIKFSPDNQILAIQRNETSVEFVPFTTGGVTQQLQPLVQDMFIHHGKNSIYGFVWVQERQVALISNAGVEIHLLNLDKKSLKSVKSLNMTVNWFSFCPTSNFALLSANMGTILTPILLKASTITKLPRLELGTGQSCSGRDVTLAQLHGTNAIMILKQLQNRQFEVVIYLLNGPGLAPRKSHILRLGQNGRFAMNIVDDVIAVHHQATATSMLFDIALGGVETEPGSGAIIHQPIIPAKTIKPFSLEVPSISLDGQTMNCDLYSQHWVLFQPNIVIDAKLGCLWYVQLKLTTLCTLITDRLRLVEFLLQRTEGKSVLLNVVKEMMTTNYSGTMLPIIESIFNKLNSLYKTVLDSELQSQMALLALTIKSQPQKTISTPRVIIDQSDMYTVVFATMSEYEQLGKILLLYLHSLARHGITPSHELSKQIVIDLVKHKQFVTLEQLLKYSALNESKPLACFLLSLSNSDPSIAQMALDMLARLNAHEIILEVLLEKGQVIEALRMAKEQLPNGADSLPARKYLEAAFKTNEPLIFHSVYSFFQAKNVRLRGSPDFLKR; translated from the exons ATGGACAGGACGGCTGCGGCGACCGATCTACAGCACTACTATCTGGAACTATCGCCGGATCCAATTCGATTCGACGCCGTCAGCCAGTTGACGAATGTATTCTTCGACGATGCCAAACAGCAG GTTTTTGCGGTCCGTTCCGGAGGAGCCACCGGCATTGTGGTCAAGAGTGCGACTGATGCCCAAAACATATCCTTCTGCATGGAGGACCGTGGTACGATTCGGTCGATAAAATTCTCCCCGGACAATCAGATTTTGGCCATTCAGCGGAACGAAACGTCCGTCGAGTTTGTGCCGTTCACCACCGGGGGAGTAACGCAACAGCTTCAGCCACTGGTGCAGGATATGTTCATCCATCATGGGAAAAACAGCATCTACGGGTTTGTTTGGGTTCAGGAAAGACAGGTGGCGCTGATTTCCAATGCCGGAGTGGAAATCCACTTGCTCAATTTGGACAAAAAATCACTCAAGTCGGTAAAATCTCTCAACATGACCGTAAACTGGTTCAGCTTTTGTCCGACCTCGAATTTTGCACTACTATCGGCGAACATGGGCACGATTTTGACACCGATTCTACTGAAAGCTTCGACTATTACCAAGCTTCCTCGATTAGAGCTGGGAACCGGGCAGAGTTGCTCGGGTCGGGATGTAACTTTGGCTCAGCTCCATGGAACGAATGCGATAATGATTCTGAAGCAGCTTCAAAACCGACAGTTTGAAGTTGTGATCTATTTGTTGAACGGTCCTGGGCTGGCCCCTAGGAAATCGCACATTCTGCGACTAGGTCAAAATGGACGGTTTGCTATGAACATCGTCGATGATGTTATAGCAGTTCATCATCAAGCTACGGCCACCTCGATGCTGTTCGATATTGCGCTCGGGGGAGTGGAGACAGAACCGGGTTCGGGGGCCATCATTCATCAACCGATAATCCCAGCCAAGACCATCAAACCGTTTTCGTTGGAAGTTCCAAGCATTTCTCTCGATGGCCAGACGATGAATTGTGATCTTT ATTCCCAGCATTGGGTCCTTTTTCAACCGAACATAGTGATCGATGCTAAATTGGGATGTCTGTGGTATGTTCAATTGAAGCTGACTACTCTATGCACATTGATCACGGATCGGCTTCGTTTGGTGGAATTTCTTCTTCAACGCACCGAAGGCAAATCTGTTCTGCTGAATGTAGTCAAAGAAATGATGACAACCAACTACAGCGGAACGATGCTACCAATAATAGAAAGCATCTTCAACAAACTTAACTCACTGTACAAGACCGTCTTGGACAGTGAATTGCAAAGTCAGATGGCTCTATTGGCACTCACCATCAAGTCTCAGCCGCAAAAAACCATCTCAACACCCCGGGTTATAATCGATCAATCGGACATGTATACGGTAGTATTTGCCACCATGAGCGAATACGAACAACTTGGCAAAATTTTGCTGCTCTATCTACATTCCCTAGCCCGGCACGGAATAACGCCAAGCCACGAGCTGAGCAAACAGATAGTGATCGATCTTGTAAAACACAAGCAGTTCGTCACCCTGGAACAGTTGCTGAAGTATTCCGCCCTAAATGAATCCAAACCGCTAGCTTGCTTTCTGCTGTCGCTATCCAACTCGGATCCATCGATAGCGCAGATGGCCCTGGACATGCTTGCCCGGCTGAATGCCCACGAAATTATCCTGGAAGTGCTGCTTGAGAAGGGTCAGGTCATTGAAGCGCTCCGCATGGCTAAGGAGCAGCTACCGAATGGGGCCGATAGTCTGCCCGCCCGAAAATATCTGGAAGCTGCGTTTAAAACGAACGAACCACTCATTTTCCACTCTGTGTATAGCTTCTTCCAGGCGAAGAACGTTCGACTTCGGGGGTCTCCGGATTTTTTGAAACGTTa A